In one Solanum lycopersicum chromosome 11, SLM_r2.1 genomic region, the following are encoded:
- the LOC138339587 gene encoding uncharacterized protein, translating to MVRTRATTTPTPTSARQEASEPATGAVAQGRTAARGRGRGRGRTSSRGRGRAPSPSDTRAVTPPPTEEVIREEEDGETEQVQNEEMPPQPTPKMINQVLAYLSGLSDKGQTPPVFSAPAPQAPEVQHAATIDPRMDVPLEIGTFPRLTTGPIMTSDQHELFSKFLKLKPPVFKGAESEDAYDFLVVCHELLHKMGIVERFGVEFVIYQFQGNAKMWWRSHIECQPIEAPPMTWASFSSLFMEKYIPRTLRDRKRDELLSLEQGRMSVNAYEAKFRALSRYATQLCFSPQERIRRFVKGLRSELRISALQVAATAKSFQEVVDFVIEVEGVKPDDFTTASTSKRPRKGGEFNGSYTRGQGSGSYSVRPIQSSLQTVVGGPPQTGQHFSEGPMIDSRECYGCGEIGHIRKNCPRQSYRPPIARGRGGHGRGRYSGGRGGRGNGGHQNGRGNGQTGATTSQHGRGNGQTNDRAHCYAFPGRSEAEASDAVITGNLLVCDCMASVLFDPGSTFSYVSSSFANGLNLHCELLDMPIRVSTPVGESVVVEKVHRSCLVNFVGSNTYVDLVILEMDDFDVILGMTWLSPQFAILDCNAKTVTLAKPGTDPLVWEGDYTSNPVRIISFLRAKKMVSKGCLAFLAHLKDDTTQVPSIESVSVVREFLDVFPADLPGMPPDRDIDFCIDLEPGTRPISIPPYRMAPAELRELKAQLQELLNKGFIRPSASPWGAPVLFVKKKDGSFRMYIDYRQLNKVTIKNKYPLPRIDDLFDQLQGACVFSKIDLRSGYHQLKIRAADVPKTAFRTRYGHYEFVVMSFGLTNAPAAFMSLMNGIFKPYLDLFVIVFIDDILVYSKSKKEHEEHLRMVLKMLREKKLYAKFSKCEFWLDAVSFLGHVVSKDGVMVDPSKIETVKNWVRPTNVSEIRSFVGLASYYR from the coding sequence atggttagaactagagcaacgactacgccaacaccaacatcggcaagacaagaagcgtctgagccagccactggggctgtagctcaaggaagaacagcggcaaggggtcgtggtagaggtcgtgggaggacgtcctctaggggaagaggacgagcacctagcccatctgatactagggcagtgactcctccaccgactgaggaggtaataagagaagaggaggatggggaaactgaacaagtgcaaaatgaggaaatgccaccccaacctaccccaaagatgatcaatcaggttctggcttatcttagcgggttatctgataagggccagacacctccagtgttttctgcaccagcacctcaggctccggaggtacaacatgcggctactatagatccccgcatggatgttccattggaaataggcacgtttccacgtctgactactgggcctataatgacaagtgatcagcatgaacttttcagtaagttcttgaaattgaaacctccagtcttcaagggtgctgaatcggaggatgcttatgattttctggttgtctgtcacgagctactacacaagatgggtatagtagaacggtttggtgtggagtttgtgatttatcagtttcaagggaacgccaaaatgtggtggcggtcacatattgagtgtcaaccaatagaggcaccacctatgacttgggcctcgttctctagcttgtttatggagaagtatatcccccggactttgagggataggaaaagggatgagttgctgagcctagagcaaggtaggatgtcggttaatgcttatgaggctaagttccgtgcactatccagatatgccactcaactctgtttcagtcctcaagagcggattcgccggttcgtgaaggggttgaggtcagaattgcggatttcggccttacaggtagcggcaacggcaaaatccttccaagaagtggtagactttgtgatagaagtggaaggagtgaagccagacgacttcaccacagcatcgacatcaaaaaggcctcgaaagggaggtgagtttaatggttcttacactagaggacagggttcgggaagttactcagtccgaccaattcagtcttcactacagactgtagttgggggaccacctcagaccggtcaacacttctccgaggggcctatgattgactccagagaatgttatggatgtggggagattggacatattaggaaaaattgtcccagacaaagttatagacccccaatagctagaggtagaggtggtcatggtagaggccgttattctggaggacgtggtggtcgaggtaatggtggtcaccaaaacggcagaggtaatgggcaaactggggccactacatcacaacatggtaggggcaacggacagacgaacgatagggcccattgttacgctttccctgggcggtctgaagcggaggcatctgatgctgtcatcacaggtaatcttctggtttgtgattgcatggcttctgtattgtttgatcctggatccacgttttcttatgtatcttcctcatttgctaatggtctaaatttacattgtgaattacttgatatgcctattcgtgtctctactccggtgggtgagtctgtggtagttgaaaaggtacataggtcttgtttggtaaactttgtggggagcaacacttatgtagatttggttatcttagaaatggatgattttgatgtaattctgggtatgacttggctttctccgcaatttgcgatcttggattgtaatgctaaaacggtgacgttagccaagcctgggacagatccgttagtgtgggagggtgactacacttccaatccggtgcgtatcatctcctttcttcgtgctaagaaaatggttagtaaagggtgtttagctttcttggcacatctcaaggatgacactacccaagtaccttcgattgagtcggtttcagtagttcgtgagtttctggatgtgttccctgcagatcttcctggtatgccaccggatagggatattgacttctgtattgatcttgaacccggtactcgccccatttctatacccccttatagaatggctcccgcggagttaagagagttaaaagcacaacttcaagagttattgaacaaaggcttcattagaccaagtgcatctccttggggtgctccggttttgtttgtaaagaagaaggatgggagttttcgaatgtatatagactacagacaactaaacaaggtaaccataaagaacaagtatcctcttccccgcattgatgacttgttcgatcagttacaaggtgcttgtgtcttctctaagattgatttgagatccggttatcatcaattgaaaatacgggcagcggatgtgccaaagactgcttttcgaacgaggtatgggcattacgaatttgtagtgatgtcttttggtctaacgaatgcccctgctgcgttcatgagcttgatgaacgggatttttaagccatatttggacctcttcgtgatcgtatttattgatgatatattggtatactcaaagagcaagaaggaacatgaagagcatttgagaatggtattgaaaatgttaagggagaaaaagctttatgccaagttctctaagtgtgagttttggctagatgcagtgtccttcttgggacacgtggtttctaaggatggagtgatggtggatccttctaagattgagacagtgaagaattgggtaagacctactaatgtgtcagaaataaggagctttgttgggttagctagctactaccgctga